The Streptomyces sp. cg36 genomic interval TGGGCCACCACCAGGGCCGTACGGCCCTCCATCAGCCGCCACAGCGCGTCCTGGACGAGGATCTCGCTCTCGGAGTCCAGCGCGCTGGTCGCCTCGTCGAGCAGCAGGATCGGGGCGTCGCGCAGGATCGCCCGGGCCAGGGCGACCCGCTGGCGCTGGCCGCCGGAGAGCTTCACCCCGCGCTCGCCCACCATGGTGTCGAAGCCGTCGGGCAGCGCGTCGGCGAACTCGGTGACGTGCGCCGCCTCGGCGGCCCGGCGGATCTGCGCGTCGGTGGCGTCGGGCCGGGCGAACGCGATGTTCTCCCGCAGGCTGCGGTGGAACATCGCCGGGTCCTGCGGCACGTACGCCATCAGGCTGCGCAGTTCGCCCTGGCGCAGCCGGCTGATGTCCTGGCCGCCGATCAGGATGCGGCCCGCGTCGATGTCCGTCATGCGCAGCAGGAGCCGGGTCAGTGTGGTCTTGCCGCCGCCGGACCGGCCCACCAGACCGATCTTGGTGCCGTGCGGGACGGCCAGGTCGAGGCCCTCGAAGAGCGGCTCGGCGCCGCCGTGGGCGAAGGTGACGCGCTCGAAGCGCACCTCGGCGCCCCGGGTCGGCAGGGGCTCGGGGGCGGGCGGGTCGAGTACGGTCGGCGGCTCCAGCAGCAGTTCGGTGAATTGCGCGGCCTCGGTCATGGAGCTTTCCAGCCGGCGGTAGATCTGGTTGAACTCGAACATGATCCGTGTCGCGCTGGCGTAGTAGGTGAAGGCGACGATGACCGCCTCGACGCCGTGCCGTCCGCCGCCGAGGGTGAGGGCCAGCAGCAGGCCCAGCACGTTGGTGAGGACGGACATCGGCGCGACCAGGGTGTCGATGCGCAGGTTGCCGTAGTCCCAGGAGCGCAGGGTGAGCCGGCGTGATTCGGCGACCCGGGACCGGTGCTCGGCGGCCTCGCGCGGCTCGGCGGCGAACGAGCGGACCGTGTCCATGTTCATCAGGCTGTCGGCGACGTGGCCGGACATCCGGGCGATGGCCCGCTCGCGCTCGGCGACCAGCGCCTGGCGGCGCCGGATCAGCGGGGAGACGCCGAGCGCGGTGAGCGCGATCAGCACCAGGAGTCCGGCCACCAGCAGCGGGTCGTACTGCCACAGCACGACCGACGCGAAGAGCAGCGGTACGAAGCTGCCGACCACGTTGAACGTGAGCGTGTCGACGACGTCCTCGAACCGGGAGGCGAAGCTGAGGACCCGTTTGGTCAGCGATCCGGCGAAGTTGTCGTGGAAGAAGGCGGCGTCCTTGGCGAACAGCTCGTCCATGCCGATGACATACAGGTGCTCGACGCCCCGGGCGTCCAGGCGGTTCAGACAGTGCAGCCCGATGCGCCACAGCGTCTCCGACAAGAGCAGCACACCGGCGAAGCCGAGGACGTACGGGAGGGCCGGGCCGAGGGTGAGGCCGCCGCCGTCCCCGGCGATCCGGCCGACGAGCTTGGCGACGATCAGTGGCGCGACGTACTGGATCCCGATGTTGCCGAGCGCGGGCAGCAGCATCGCCGGTGCGGTCAGGCGCCGCAGCCGGGCGAGTTCCCGTCCGTAGTACCGAAGGGCGACGATCACCGAGCCCTTGCTCGGCAGTCCCTCGTGCGATTCAGGTGATCCCATCCCCAACCCTGTGCTTTCGGACCGGCAGGTGAGCACAGGGAGTGTCCCGCGGCGGCCCCCGCCCGGTCCACGCGTTTTGCGCCGGTCACCCGGGACGGTGCGGGCGGGAGCGCGGGAAAAGGCCGAGGGCCGTACCGGATTCCTCCGGTACGGCCCTCGGCCTACGACTCTTTCGAGTCGGGACGACAGGATTTGAACCTGCGACCCCTTGACCCCCAGTCAAGTGCGCTACCAAGCTGCGCCACGTCCCGATGCCCGTCTGACCTGGGGTTTCCCCTGGCCGCTCGTGCATGAGAACCATACCTCACTCAGGGCGGTGTTCCGGAACGGGGAACGGTCTCGGGGACAATGGACGCATGGTGACTTCTTCGCGTCGGGACCGGGACGGCGAGGGGCGGGCGCGCAACGCCCGGCCCAGGGACGGGCTCGGGCGGCCGCTGCCCTATGGCGCGCCGGGCGTGGAGCGCCAGCCCGAGGGGGTGGTGCGCTCGCCCGAGGAGACCGTGCGGGAGGGGCAGCGGCTGCTCGACGCGGGGATGCCGTTCCACGCGCACGAGGTGTTCGAGGACGCGTGGAAGTCGCGGCCGCAGGGCGAGCGCGAGCTGTGGCGGGGGCTCGCCCAGCTCGCGGTGGGCCTCACGCACGCCGCGCGCGGCAACGCCACGGGCGGCGCCGCGCTGCTCGCCCGGGGCACCGACTCGCTGGGGCGGTACGTGGGGGTACCGCTGTACGGGATCGACCTCGGCGCGCTGACGGCCTGGGCCGAGGCGCTCACGGCCCGGCTGCCGGGGCCGGTCGACGCCCGCGCCGAGGCGCCCCGGCTCACCGGGTCGCGCTGACGCCCCGTCAGGGCGGGGTGGGCGCGGTCAGGACACCACCAGGACGACCTCCAGGGTGCGGGGGCCGTGGACGCCCTCCACCCGGTCCAGTTCGATGTCGCTGGTCGCGGACGGCCCGGAGATCCAGGTGAGCGGGCGCCCCGGATCGAGGCGTTCCATCGCCTGCGGTACGGACGCGACGATCTGCTCGGGGGCGCGGACCACGCAGACGTGGTGGTCCGGAATGAGCGTGATGCGGCGTCTGCCCTGGTCCGGTCCGCCGTCCAGGACGATCGTGCCGGTCTCGGCGATGGCGAGGGCGCAGCCCGTGACGACGCTGTCGACCTCGTCGAGTTCGGCGGCGGTGGAGTGCGCCCGGTCCGCGACGCGCGTCGCGGCCGTCCCGGCGAGCCACTGCGGGGGCAGGCCGGGCGGGACCAGGACCGTGGCCGAGCCGCGCGCGGCGAGCAGCCGTGCCAGCAGCCCCGGCAGGCCCGCACCGTCCGTGCGGTGGACGAGGGCGCGGTAGTCGGCCAGGTTCTCGTGGAGCAGGTCGAGCACGGCGGCGGGATCGTCCGGGACGTGCGCGGCCAGGTAGTCGCGCGGCCCCGCGGGAGCGTCGGGGGCACCCGCGAGGGCGCTGCGGATCCGGGCCAGCACGCGGTCGCGGGAGTTCATACGGGCACCTTCGTACGGGAACCTGGGGGTGGGGTCCGGCCTTCGGCCGCTCATTCCTCCCGCTCCTTCCACCAGTCCCGGAACGACTTCTCCGGGATCCGGGGCAGCTCGCGCTCGGCCGTCCAGGCCCCCGCGCCCGGCAGGCGTGCGAGGTGGAGGCGGCGGGTGCGGGTCGCCGCCCGTTCCGCTGCGGCCAGCACCGCCGGGCGGTCCATCGCCCAACTCGCCGCCTTCATCGCCGCCTTCTCCACCCGGTGCCCCGGGCCGCCCTGCCGCGCCACCCGCTCGCGCAGGTGGACCAGTACCTCGGGGATGTCGATGGCGACCGGGCACACCTCGTAACAGGCGCCGCAGAGCGAGGAGGCGTAGGGCAGGGAGGCGTCGATCTCGCTGGTGGTGCCGCGCAGTTGGGGGCTGAGGATCGCCCCGATCGGGCCGGGGTAGACCGATCCGTACGCATGGCCGCCCGCCCGTTCGTAGACCGGGCACACGTTGAGGCAGGCCGAGCAGCGGATGCAGCGCAGGGCCTGGCGGCCGACCTCGTCGGCGAGGGTGTCGGTGCGGCCGTTGTCGAGCAGGACGAGGTGGAAGACCGAGGGCCCGTCCCCGTCCGCCGTGCCGGTCCACATGCTGGTGTACGGGTTCATCCGCTCGGCCGTGGAGGAGCGCGGCAGCGTCTGGAGGAAGATTTCCAGGTCCCGCCAGGTCGGGACGGTCTTCTCGATGCCGACGACGGAGATCAGGGTCTCGGGCAGGGTCAGGCACATCCGGCCGTTGCCCTCGGACTCCAGGACGACGAGGGTGCCGGTCTCGGCGACCATGAAGTTGGCGCCGGAGACCCCCACCCTGGCGCGCAGGAACTTCTCGCGCAGATGCAGCCGGGCCGCCTCGGCAAGCTCGGCGGGGCTGTCGCCGAGGCCGTCGGGGGCGGGGCGGCCCCACGCGCCCATCTCGGCGCGGAAGATGTCGCGGATCTCGCCCCGGTTGCGGTGGATGGCGGGCACCAGGATGTGGGAGGGCCGGTCGTGGCCG includes:
- a CDS encoding ABC transporter ATP-binding protein, which translates into the protein MGSPESHEGLPSKGSVIVALRYYGRELARLRRLTAPAMLLPALGNIGIQYVAPLIVAKLVGRIAGDGGGLTLGPALPYVLGFAGVLLLSETLWRIGLHCLNRLDARGVEHLYVIGMDELFAKDAAFFHDNFAGSLTKRVLSFASRFEDVVDTLTFNVVGSFVPLLFASVVLWQYDPLLVAGLLVLIALTALGVSPLIRRRQALVAERERAIARMSGHVADSLMNMDTVRSFAAEPREAAEHRSRVAESRRLTLRSWDYGNLRIDTLVAPMSVLTNVLGLLLALTLGGGRHGVEAVIVAFTYYASATRIMFEFNQIYRRLESSMTEAAQFTELLLEPPTVLDPPAPEPLPTRGAEVRFERVTFAHGGAEPLFEGLDLAVPHGTKIGLVGRSGGGKTTLTRLLLRMTDIDAGRILIGGQDISRLRQGELRSLMAYVPQDPAMFHRSLRENIAFARPDATDAQIRRAAEAAHVTEFADALPDGFDTMVGERGVKLSGGQRQRVALARAILRDAPILLLDEATSALDSESEILVQDALWRLMEGRTALVVAHRLSTVATMDRLVVLDRGRIVEQGSHQDLLATGGAYAKLWKHQSGGFLDGSPEGAARS
- a CDS encoding DUF309 domain-containing protein — translated: MTSSRRDRDGEGRARNARPRDGLGRPLPYGAPGVERQPEGVVRSPEETVREGQRLLDAGMPFHAHEVFEDAWKSRPQGERELWRGLAQLAVGLTHAARGNATGGAALLARGTDSLGRYVGVPLYGIDLGALTAWAEALTARLPGPVDARAEAPRLTGSR
- a CDS encoding lactate utilization protein C, coding for MNSRDRVLARIRSALAGAPDAPAGPRDYLAAHVPDDPAAVLDLLHENLADYRALVHRTDGAGLPGLLARLLAARGSATVLVPPGLPPQWLAGTAATRVADRAHSTAAELDEVDSVVTGCALAIAETGTIVLDGGPDQGRRRITLIPDHHVCVVRAPEQIVASVPQAMERLDPGRPLTWISGPSATSDIELDRVEGVHGPRTLEVVLVVS
- a CDS encoding lactate utilization protein B, whose protein sequence is MSGTFVGMPAFPAAARDAVHDPTLRATLRHATHTIRDKRARAVAELPDWQRLREAGKRVKDHTLRHLDRYLLQLEESVVLAGGTVHWAADADEANRIVADLVKATGEREVVKVKSMATQEIGLNEALAAEGITAYETDLAELIVQLGHDRPSHILVPAIHRNRGEIRDIFRAEMGAWGRPAPDGLGDSPAELAEAARLHLREKFLRARVGVSGANFMVAETGTLVVLESEGNGRMCLTLPETLISVVGIEKTVPTWRDLEIFLQTLPRSSTAERMNPYTSMWTGTADGDGPSVFHLVLLDNGRTDTLADEVGRQALRCIRCSACLNVCPVYERAGGHAYGSVYPGPIGAILSPQLRGTTSEIDASLPYASSLCGACYEVCPVAIDIPEVLVHLRERVARQGGPGHRVEKAAMKAASWAMDRPAVLAAAERAATRTRRLHLARLPGAGAWTAERELPRIPEKSFRDWWKEREE